In Candidatus Gracilibacteria bacterium, the DNA window TAAACCGGATGAATCGACCTTTGCATCCGTCACTCTTACTTTTGAATTTTCAATGACCGCCTCTTTTTCCATTTCTTCCTCAATGTAAGCATGCGCGAGAACTTCCGGACAGGCCATGCGGAGCGCGTGCATTTCCGCAACCTTCGCGAGCATCATGCGTGGTTTTGTCACCCATAAATTACGCCCGGTGGTAAACTCTGAAAAGAAAACCGTCGCGGTGTATTCTCCGACATATCCCTCAACCCTTCTTTTTACTGTTATAGTACACGATTCGACAAACTTCTTTCCGTTCTTTTCCTCATAGGTATATTCCGGCGCTCCTTTTCCAACAATCCCGGCGCGCATTCCGATCTTGCGGATATAATCAATGGATTGTGTGAGCGAATACGATGATCCGAAAGGAATCGCGTATATATCTTTCTCCAAAAAATTCTTGAAATTGAAACCGCGGATCATTCCTTCCATAATCGCTTGTTTCATCACGGCTGGCTGTAAACCTTTAAACGTAGTGGCGAGCAATGTTCTTTGAACATTTGCATCAGTGAGCTGAGCGTTTATCTCAGAATTCATTTTTGCAAGGTCCAAACTATCGCGAGAAACCGGCACCACTTCAAGAGCGGCCGCCGGTTTTGTATTCTCTTTTGTGTTTTCTTTTTGCATAATAATCAATCAATCTATCGAATAAACTATTCACCGAGCAATTCTCGATCCGCTTTGTTTGTCGCAAAAAATCCTGTTGCGACTGGGGCCGGTGTGAATTTCTTCCGGCGCTCAATTCTACAATCGTGACAATATTTCGGCGTTTGCAATTTGCGATCCGCGAAATATTCTTGTTCTCCTTCCGTGAAAATAAAATCTTTTCCACAGAAACACTTTATTGTTTTATCACTCATGAATCTCAATTTTAATTTTAATAAACTATCGACCTCAAATTTGCATAAAAGCACAAATACAATGAAATGGTATGCACATGAATGCAAAACCAATTCCGATAAAAACTAAAGAGATGTATGCACACTTATCTTGAAAAGAAAGTGTCTCTTCTTTTGGCCTCTCGTTGTTTTTATACAAACCATGTTTTTCAAAAGACATAATTTTTTTGTTTTTAATCTATCAATCTATCGACCAATTACAGTATATCACAATGGCAACCGCTTGCCACATTGCACTGTGGATAAGTTTGTGATATACCATAAGGATGTCGTTAATACTCTTCTTTATTTTTCTTTCTTTCGGAGGAAGTAAAATAATAAGTAATAGAACAGGATGGCTTATCGTCATGCTTTTGTTTTTGTACGAAATACAACAAATGTAAAAAGCGCCGTTTGGCGCTTTTTTACTATTCAACCCAGCTATACCATTTTTGCAATGCTAACAATCCTCCATTGATTGCTCCAAAAGCTCCGGCAATAAGGAGAAGAGTTAAAAAGTTTCCGAGATCCACAAAATTTATCGGGGTGGATATTTTAATCAATAACATCGAAGTTACTGCTCCGGACAATGCACCTTTCAAAAAACGATTTGCGATTGATTTTATTTTTTCACTCATAAATATTTTTTTAAATTAGTAATTTTACCATTATAATATTCCCACAAAAAACCACGACAACTTTTCCTTTTACCAGACAAAATCCTTGAGATCTCTCCTTTTGAAATCGATAATTGTTTTTCTGCAAAAGCTATTGTCGGATAAATTTTTACAATGTTTCCATCTTTTGTCTTTTGGACAACAGAAATACCTAAATCGAGAGATCTATGGCATAGTTGACACAACGGAATAAAATCACGTCTATCTCGTTTGTATTCTCCACTTATATTCGCCCACTCAAATTTACCTTTTGTCTTTCCGCACATTTCGCAATGATCAGCACTTCCATAGTATTTTCTTATC includes these proteins:
- a CDS encoding recombinase RecT, yielding MQKENTKENTKPAAALEVVPVSRDSLDLAKMNSEINAQLTDANVQRTLLATTFKGLQPAVMKQAIMEGMIRGFNFKNFLEKDIYAIPFGSSYSLTQSIDYIRKIGMRAGIVGKGAPEYTYEEKNGKKFVESCTITVKRRVEGYVGEYTATVFFSEFTTGRNLWVTKPRMMLAKVAEMHALRMACPEVLAHAYIEEEMEKEAVIENSKVRVTDAKVDSSGLQMGNFVKKDENKKGQDGVQTPQSDEESYLEGLEEIPDDEGGFCSRLLLVFIARTSRSESDNVQNHLQKPTNDGLDDKYIKYHRKIVPQGAGGLLRG
- a CDS encoding zinc-ribbon domain containing protein yields the protein MSDKTIKCFCGKDFIFTEGEQEYFADRKLQTPKYCHDCRIERRKKFTPAPVATGFFATNKADRELLGE